A genome region from Phoenix dactylifera cultivar Barhee BC4 chromosome 18, palm_55x_up_171113_PBpolish2nd_filt_p, whole genome shotgun sequence includes the following:
- the LOC103719733 gene encoding 4-hydroxy-3-methylbut-2-en-1-yl diphosphate synthase (ferredoxin), chloroplastic produces the protein MAAGTVPAFPGLKTRDCGLSFAKSIDFARVSCVPGPQRLKFRRAKVPVMRNAISGSDTVQMQPASEGSPLLVPRQKYCESVHKTVRRKTRTVMVGNVALGSEHPIRVQTMTTSDTKDVAKTVEEVMRIADKGADLVRITVQGRKEADACFEIKNSLVQKNYNIPLVADIHFAPSVALRVAECFDKIRVNPGNFADRRAQFQKIEYTEDDYQKELEHIEQVFSPLVEKCKRYGRAMRIGTNHGSLSDRIMSYYGDSPRGMVESAFEFARICRKLDFHNFVFSMKASNPVIMVQAYRMLVAEMFVQGWDYPLHLGVTEAGEGEDGRMKSAIGIGTLLQDGLGDTIRVSLTEPPEDEIDPCRKLANLGMQAANVQKGVVPFEEKHRRYFDFQRRSGQLPVQKEGEEVDYRGVLHRDGSVLMPVSLDKLKAPEILYKSLAAKLVVGMPFKDLATVDSILLRELPSVEDVDSRLALKRLIDISMGVLTPLSEQLTKPLPHAIVLVDLKELSTGAYKLLPEGTRLACTIRGDEPYEELDILKDVDGITMLLHNLPYGEDKVSRIHAARRLFEYLEDNVLNFPVIHHIQFPEGIHRDDLVIAAGSYAGALLVDGLGDGVLLEASDHDFDFLRNTSFNLLQGCRMRNTKTEYVSCPSCGRTLFDLQEISAQIREKTSHLPGVSIAIMGCIVNGPGEMADADFGYVGGAPGKIDLYVGKTVVKRGIAMEHATEALIQLIKDHGRWVDPPTNE, from the exons ATGGCTGCTGGAACAGTTCCTGCTTTTCCTGGTCTCAAGACCCGGGATTGCGGCTTGAGCTTTGCAAAGAGCATAGACTTTGCAAGGGTTTCCTGTGTTCCTGGTCCGCAGAGGTTGAAGTTTCGGAGAGCCAAGGTGCCTGTGATGAGGAATGCCATTTCTGGTTCGGATACCGTTCAGATGCAGCCTGCTTCAGAAGGAAGTCCTCTCCTAG TTCCTAGACAGAAGTACTGCGAGTCAGTCCACAAGACTGTCAGGAGAAAAACCCGTACTGTGATGGTTGGAAATGTGGCTCTTGGCAGTGAGCATCCTATAAGAGTTCAGACAATGACTACTTCCGACACCAAAGATGTGGCTAAAACTGTCGAGGAG GTAATGAGAATAGCAGATAAAGGAGCAGATTTGGTCCGTATTACAGTTCAGGGAAGGAAAGAAGCAGATGCTTGCTTTGAAATCAAGAACAGTCTTGTTCAGAAAAA CTATAATATTCCTCTTGTGGCTGATATCCATTTTGCTCCTTCGGTTGCACTGAGAGTGGCTGAATGCTTTGACAAGATCCGTGTCAACCCGGGAAATTTTG CTGATAGGAGGGCCCAGTTTCAGAAGATAGAGTACACTGAGGATGATTATCAGAAAGAGCTTGAGCATATTGAACAG GTTTTCTCTCCATTGGTTGAAAAATGTAAGAGATATGGACGGGCAATGCGTATTGGAacaaatcatggaagtctttctGATCGTATAATGAGTTATTATGGTGATTCTCCTAGGGGAATG GTTGAGTCTGCATTTGAGTTTGCAAGGATCTGCCGTAAGTTGGATTTTCACAATTTTGTCTTCTCAATGAAAGCAAGTAATCCAGTAATCATGGTCCAAGCGTATCGAATGCTTGTCGCTGAGATGTTTGTTCAAGGGTGGGACTATCCATTGCACTTAGGGGTTACTGAAGCTGGTGAAGGTGAAGATGGACGAATGAAATCTGCTATTGGCATTGGAACTCTTCTTCAG GATGGGTTGGGGGATACAATCCGGGTCTCCCTCACAGAACCACCAGAGGATGAGATTGATCCTTGCAGAAAACTAGCAAACCTTGGCATGCAAGCTGCAAATGTTCAAAAAGGAGTC GTTCCTTTTGAAGAGAAGCATAGACGTTACTTTGATTTCCAGCGTAGAAGTGGTCAATTACCAGTGCAGAAGGAG GGTGAAGAGGTGGATTACCGAGGAGTCTTGCATCGTGATGGCTCTGTTCTTATGCCAGTGTCCTTGGATAAGTTGAAG GCACCAGAAATTCTTTACAAATCTCTTGCAGCAAAGCTTGTTGTTGGCATGCCATTCAAG GATCTGGCAACGGTAGACTCAATTCTTCTGAGAGAGCTTCCATCAGTAGAAGATGTTGATTCT AGGTTAGCTCTTAAAAGGTTGATCGATATAAGTATGGGTGTCTTGACACCATTGTCAGAACAGCTGACAAAGCCTCTTCCTCATGCCATTGTCCTTGTAGACCTCAAGGAACTCTCTACTGGTGCATACAAGCTTTTGCCAGAAG GCACTCGATTAGCTTGCACCATCCGTGGGGATGAACCCTATGAGGAGCTAGACATCCTAAAAGATGTTGATGGTATAACAATGTTGCTACATAATCTTCCCTATGGCGAAGACAAAGTCAGCAGGATTCATGCGGCGAGGAG GCTATTTGAATATTTGGAAGATAATGTGCTAAACTTCCCAGTAATCCATCATATACAATTTCCTGAAGGGATCCATAG AGATGATCTAGTCATCGCTGCTGGGAGCTATGCTGGTGCTCTTTTAGTTGATGGCCTTGGGGATGGAGTACTGCTTGAGGCTTCTGATCACGATTTTGACTTCTTGAGAAATACATCTTTTAACTTACTTCAGGGTTGCAGAATGCGCAACACAAAAACC GAGTATGTCTCATGCCCATCTTGTGGCCGTACACTCTTTGATCTTCAAGAGATAAGTGCCCAAATTAGGGAAAAGACGTCACACTTGCCTGGCGTATCG ATTGCAATCATGGGTTGTATTGTGAACGGGCCAGGAGAGATGGCTGATGCAGATTTTGGATATGTTGGTGGTGCTCCAGGAAAGATTGACCTCTATGTTGGGAAG ACGGTGGTTAAGCGAGGTATTGCAATGGAGCATGCAACTGAGGCGTTAATTCAGCTGATAAAAGACCATGGTCGTTGGGTTGATCCACCTACTAACGAATAA
- the LOC103719719 gene encoding serine/threonine-protein kinase GRIK2-like isoform X1, translating to MCGGAFSFLNLTEMDCCGCFGFLRKPRRFPISLRGSGTRFSQELLLPDNMEDVDGILYSGDSRNASDNGVHRSVKHSEEILLSRARNGLICREVPVKETWKVKLSEDENGNKMVNEYVRECKIGSGSYGKVVLYRSIKDGRQYAIKVFHKSHLIKLRVAPSETAMTDVLREASIMKMLDHPNIVNLIEVIDDPNTDHFYMVLEYVEGKWVCEASGPASGLGESTSRRYLRDIVAGLMYLHSHNIVHGDIKPDNLLVTRNGKVKIGDFSVSQVFEDDNDVLRRSPGTPVFTAPECCLGLTHHGKAADTWAVGVTLYCMVLGQYPFLGDTLQDTYDKIVNNPLFMPDDINPQLKSLLEGLLCKDPKRRITLRAVAEHPWVIGEEGPIPEYFCWCRRKSSS from the exons ATGTGTGGGGGTGCCTTTTCCTTCTTGAACCTGACAGAAATGGACTGCTGTGGTTGCTTTGGATTTTTGAGGAAGCCTCGTAGATTCCCGATATCGCTCCGAGGCTCTGGCACCCGGTTCTCCCAAGAGCTCCTTCTGCCGGATAACATGGAAGATGTGGATGGCATCTTGTACAGTGGAGACAGTAGAAATGCAAGTGACAATGGTGTGCATCGGTCCGTTAAGCATTCTGAAGAAATCCTCTTGTCAAGAGCTCGAAATGGCTTGATATGCAGGGAAGTCCCAGTGAAGGAAACTTGGAAAGTTAAACTCTCTGAG GATGAAAATGGAAACAAAATGGTTAATGAATATGTTCGAGAGTGTAAGATTGGTTCGGGCAGTTATGGGAAAGTG GTGCTCTACCGAAGCATTAAAGATGGGAGACAATATGCAATCAAG GTTTTCCACAAATCACATTTGATAAAGTTGAGAGTGGCACCTTCAGAAACAGCCATGACTGATGTTCTCCGGGAG GCATCCATCATGAAAATGCTGGATCATCCCAATATAGTTAATCTCATTGAGGTGATTGATGACCCAAACACAGATCACTTCTACATGG TTCTAGAATATGTTGAAGGGAAGTGGGTATGTGAGGCTTCTGGTCCAGCTAGTGGTTTAGGAGAAAGTACATCTAGAAGATACTTGCGGGACATAGTTGCAGGTCTTATGTATCTCCACTCTCAT AATATTGTCCATGGGGATATTAAACCTGATAACCTCTTGGTGACAAGAAATGGCAAAGTAAAAATCGGAGATTTCAGTGTTAGCCAGGTTTTTGAG GATGATAATGATGTGCTCCGGAGATCTCCAGGCACTCCTGTCTTTACTGCACCAGAATGCTGCTTAG GTTTGACCCACCATGGTAAAGCTGCCGACACATGGGCTGTAGGTGTTACTTTGTATTGTATGGTTTTGGGTCAGTATCCATTTCTCGGGGATACGCTGCAGGACACTTATGATAAG ATCGTTAATAACCCATTGTTCATGCCTGATGACATCAATCCTCAACTGAAGAGCTTGTTGGAAGGGCTTCTTTGTAAAG ATCCCAAACGCCGGATCACCTTGCGTGCTGTAGCAGAGCATCCTTGGGTCATTGGAGAGGAGGGGCCAATCCCTGAGTACTTCTGCTGGTGCAGGCGAAAATCTTCTTCATGA
- the LOC103719719 gene encoding serine/threonine-protein kinase GRIK2-like isoform X2 — translation MCGGAFSFLNLTEMDCCGCFGFLRKPRRFPISLRGSGTRFSQELLLPDNMEDVDGILYSGDSRNASDNGVHRSVKHSEEILLSRARNGLICREVPVKETWKVKLSEDENGNKMVNEYVRECKIGSGSYGKVVLYRSIKDGRQYAIKVFHKSHLIKLRVAPSETAMTDVLREASIMKMLDHPNIVNLIEVIDDPNTDHFYMVLEYVEGKWVCEASGPASGLGESTSRRYLRDIVAGLMYLHSHNIVHGDIKPDNLLVTRNGKVKIGDFSVSQVFEDDNDVLRRSPGTPVFTAPECCLGLTHHGKAADTWAVGVTLYCMVLGQYPFLGDTLQDTYDKVWTCGDSFLFC, via the exons ATGTGTGGGGGTGCCTTTTCCTTCTTGAACCTGACAGAAATGGACTGCTGTGGTTGCTTTGGATTTTTGAGGAAGCCTCGTAGATTCCCGATATCGCTCCGAGGCTCTGGCACCCGGTTCTCCCAAGAGCTCCTTCTGCCGGATAACATGGAAGATGTGGATGGCATCTTGTACAGTGGAGACAGTAGAAATGCAAGTGACAATGGTGTGCATCGGTCCGTTAAGCATTCTGAAGAAATCCTCTTGTCAAGAGCTCGAAATGGCTTGATATGCAGGGAAGTCCCAGTGAAGGAAACTTGGAAAGTTAAACTCTCTGAG GATGAAAATGGAAACAAAATGGTTAATGAATATGTTCGAGAGTGTAAGATTGGTTCGGGCAGTTATGGGAAAGTG GTGCTCTACCGAAGCATTAAAGATGGGAGACAATATGCAATCAAG GTTTTCCACAAATCACATTTGATAAAGTTGAGAGTGGCACCTTCAGAAACAGCCATGACTGATGTTCTCCGGGAG GCATCCATCATGAAAATGCTGGATCATCCCAATATAGTTAATCTCATTGAGGTGATTGATGACCCAAACACAGATCACTTCTACATGG TTCTAGAATATGTTGAAGGGAAGTGGGTATGTGAGGCTTCTGGTCCAGCTAGTGGTTTAGGAGAAAGTACATCTAGAAGATACTTGCGGGACATAGTTGCAGGTCTTATGTATCTCCACTCTCAT AATATTGTCCATGGGGATATTAAACCTGATAACCTCTTGGTGACAAGAAATGGCAAAGTAAAAATCGGAGATTTCAGTGTTAGCCAGGTTTTTGAG GATGATAATGATGTGCTCCGGAGATCTCCAGGCACTCCTGTCTTTACTGCACCAGAATGCTGCTTAG GTTTGACCCACCATGGTAAAGCTGCCGACACATGGGCTGTAGGTGTTACTTTGTATTGTATGGTTTTGGGTCAGTATCCATTTCTCGGGGATACGCTGCAGGACACTTATGATAAGGTGTGGACTTGTGGTGACTCTTTTCTCTTTTGCTGA